Proteins found in one Aneurinibacillus uraniidurans genomic segment:
- a CDS encoding dihydrofolate reductase family protein: MTNNVKQRRIILDLAVTLDGFIEGKNGEVDWCIMDPDMGFTDFLNHIDTILYGRKSYDLWGQYIPKNEDSDTEKEIWKLVHSKKKYVFSRTQKETGNQAIFINDNILEEVNKLKKKSGKDIWLYGGASLITTFINLGLVDEFRLSIHPVVLGEGKPLFIDLKQRINLKMVNTRTFSSGVVQINYHWNGN; encoded by the coding sequence TAGATTTAGCAGTTACTTTAGATGGTTTTATTGAAGGGAAAAATGGAGAAGTTGATTGGTGCATTATGGACCCTGATATGGGGTTCACTGATTTCTTAAATCATATTGATACTATTTTATATGGTAGAAAAAGCTACGATTTATGGGGACAATATATTCCGAAAAATGAAGACTCTGATACCGAAAAGGAAATTTGGAAATTGGTTCATAGTAAAAAGAAATATGTTTTTTCCAGAACACAAAAAGAGACTGGTAATCAAGCAATATTTATAAATGATAATATTCTTGAAGAAGTAAATAAATTGAAGAAAAAGTCTGGTAAAGACATCTGGCTATATGGTGGAGCAAGTCTCATTACAACTTTTATAAATTTGGGGCTTGTTGATGAATTTAGATTATCTATTCACCCTGTTGTTTTGGGAGAAGGAAAACCGTTGTTTATTGATTTAAAACAGAGGATAAATTTAAAAATGGTTAATACAAGAACATTCTCCTCTGGCGTTGTGCAAATAAACTATCATTGGAATGGTAACTAA
- a CDS encoding XylR N-terminal domain-containing protein, which produces MTSRERMDTTKANELSLRNLLRFYPKQGEIFLKDRRMVISSADAWGVLRHDLIAALGTERAKRFLLRYGWHCGRNDARNLKEMFEWESDIEWLLAGPQMHTISGNVFSRATRVEVNREQGTFYLEGTWENSYEAEQHLLHFPKHHESVCYMLSGYAGGYSTEYFGKKVVYKEVECVGKGDTTCRFIGKTVEEWGDEILEELADYEDENLADELDLAYQRIEKQQHIMSIGMRLSQKLTQVVLQGKGLSTIAQVLGESLSCSVVVESPEFETIASYGRVPHGAVRALRCGEIGSESERTVIKKLFDEQQTVQVDMPAGGGLYAHKRVIAPILVKSQVRGFISLLKEEGSFGQIELMSLERAASVCALQKLNEQTVIETEQRIKGELLAELLNKDADMSVIMKRFQYLGYQADTPHYVFVFQMDSCEKEGTYENIAYMERRPQLIDFLSGKLERAGYRALVSTQLNRVYGLIPVAYIEQQKLSVEAYGTYLLTQLNELMDSKDVVLGISNVCYTLSVFARGYQEAIQAIEIARLKKQTCPVVRFAELGHLTLLLNARHPEELEAFAYEKLGMLHTYDEKNESELVKTLYYYIENECNLHKTARVMNVSISGMRYRLRRIQELTGTDLTVSCNRFETQLALEIMLVLGKISLNPVVPTSVSNS; this is translated from the coding sequence ATGACAAGTAGGGAGCGGATGGACACAACGAAAGCGAATGAATTATCACTGCGAAACTTGCTTCGTTTCTATCCCAAGCAGGGCGAAATTTTCTTGAAAGATCGCCGGATGGTCATCTCGAGTGCCGATGCATGGGGTGTGCTGCGTCATGATTTGATCGCTGCGCTCGGTACGGAGCGGGCAAAGCGATTTTTACTCCGATATGGCTGGCACTGTGGGCGCAATGATGCCCGCAATTTGAAGGAAATGTTTGAGTGGGAGAGTGACATTGAATGGCTTTTGGCCGGGCCACAGATGCACACTATTTCAGGGAACGTATTCTCGCGTGCGACACGTGTCGAGGTAAATCGCGAGCAAGGCACCTTTTATTTGGAGGGCACCTGGGAAAATTCGTACGAGGCTGAGCAGCATTTGCTGCACTTTCCGAAGCATCATGAATCGGTATGTTATATGCTATCTGGGTATGCAGGCGGATATTCGACAGAATATTTCGGAAAAAAAGTGGTGTACAAGGAAGTGGAATGTGTCGGGAAAGGGGATACAACCTGTCGCTTCATTGGGAAAACGGTGGAAGAGTGGGGTGACGAGATTCTAGAGGAGTTGGCTGATTACGAGGATGAGAATTTGGCAGATGAACTCGATCTGGCCTATCAGCGCATCGAAAAGCAGCAGCATATCATGAGCATCGGGATGAGACTTAGTCAAAAACTGACACAAGTTGTACTGCAAGGGAAGGGACTGAGTACGATTGCTCAGGTGCTGGGGGAAAGTCTTTCGTGTTCCGTTGTCGTAGAAAGTCCTGAATTCGAAACGATTGCTAGTTATGGTCGAGTGCCGCATGGGGCGGTTCGGGCGCTGCGATGTGGAGAAATCGGGAGCGAAAGTGAGCGGACTGTGATCAAGAAGCTATTTGATGAGCAGCAAACGGTACAAGTGGACATGCCCGCTGGAGGCGGATTGTACGCCCATAAACGTGTGATTGCGCCGATTCTGGTAAAAAGCCAGGTGCGCGGCTTTATTTCTTTACTGAAGGAAGAAGGTAGCTTCGGTCAGATCGAGCTGATGTCATTGGAGCGAGCTGCTAGTGTATGTGCCCTGCAAAAGTTAAACGAGCAAACGGTCATTGAAACCGAGCAGCGAATTAAAGGCGAATTGTTAGCGGAGCTTTTAAACAAGGACGCGGATATGTCGGTAATCATGAAGCGATTTCAGTATCTTGGTTATCAAGCCGATACTCCGCATTATGTATTCGTGTTTCAGATGGATTCCTGTGAAAAAGAAGGTACGTATGAAAACATCGCGTATATGGAGCGGCGTCCCCAACTCATTGATTTTCTGTCGGGTAAGCTGGAGCGGGCCGGATATCGGGCGCTCGTTTCTACCCAGTTGAATCGCGTATATGGACTTATTCCGGTGGCGTATATCGAACAACAAAAATTAAGCGTCGAAGCGTATGGAACGTATCTGCTTACCCAGTTGAATGAGCTGATGGATAGTAAGGATGTTGTCCTTGGAATTAGTAACGTATGCTACACGTTATCCGTGTTTGCACGTGGGTATCAGGAGGCGATTCAGGCGATTGAGATTGCCCGTCTCAAAAAACAAACGTGTCCGGTCGTACGCTTCGCAGAACTGGGACATTTGACATTGCTGCTTAATGCTCGTCATCCAGAAGAACTGGAAGCGTTTGCGTACGAGAAGCTCGGAATGCTGCACACGTATGACGAGAAAAATGAAAGCGAATTAGTAAAAACACTGTATTACTACATTGAGAATGAATGCAACCTGCACAAAACAGCCAGGGTCATGAATGTATCGATTAGCGGTATGCGGTATCGGCTCCGTCGGATTCAGGAACTAACAGGTACAGATCTAACGGTTTCCTGTAATCGATTTGAAACGCAGCTAGCGCTTGAAATTATGCTGGTTCTTGGCAAAATTTCACTCAATCCGGTTGTGCCGACTTCCGTATCTAATTCGTAA
- a CDS encoding MmoB/DmpM family protein, producing the protein MTVAGERSRYVGVDLTNGHVTDAVIESVEQDNPSAKITRFPGYAKVEAIEKLVINRETVEEALGEEWNTEDLQLIVTSYYGFIGEWDDDQIIIQWDNV; encoded by the coding sequence ATGACAGTGGCAGGAGAGCGTAGTCGGTATGTTGGCGTTGATCTGACGAACGGACATGTAACAGATGCAGTGATCGAATCAGTCGAGCAGGACAATCCAAGCGCAAAAATCACCCGGTTTCCAGGGTATGCGAAGGTCGAGGCGATTGAGAAGCTTGTGATTAATCGCGAGACCGTAGAAGAAGCGCTTGGAGAAGAATGGAATACAGAAGATTTGCAGCTGATTGTAACGTCGTATTACGGATTTATTGGCGAATGGGACGACGATCAAATTATTATTCAATGGGACAACGTGTAA
- a CDS encoding YHS domain-containing protein, translating into MSKKKKRGLKEEYNLFTRDLDWEPGYVSWDEMYPYAKMEGIKIHDWSRWEDPFRVTIENYVRIQAEKERKFQAIRENIDLMQSQLDISDARWLEAMKLFMGAAAPSEYNAHRLFQFVARHVPSPAIRFAALTQSVDELRHVQDQVLMFNNYNKYYQGFHSWRQIASRHWLMSVPKSFFEDALTAGPFEALAAISFGFEVVFTNILFVTVGSMAVKNSDHTYTGVGFTSQSDESRHMTLGMMAIRAMLEEDPDNVPIVQRWLDKWYWRAYKGFAVVPYMLDYIAPRKLMSWKEAFEMYIEDQVFNGLFKDLEPYGIRLPLHAKDSIKEKDHLTHQVALLLHRLPHVTFFHPFAPNEQDKAFLAEKYGSTWTDLWAKKWEQQTDPNHDHIYPGLPQLCQTCQIPMIFSEPDNPEETCFRHSVHEGETYHFCSDGCKWIFDQEPDKYKQAWLPVHEILQGNCGPAEKLPEYWGLEPEDTGDYYESLNYKNFTKWKEMRAQSI; encoded by the coding sequence ATGAGTAAAAAGAAAAAGCGTGGATTGAAAGAAGAATACAATCTGTTCACTCGCGATCTGGATTGGGAACCAGGCTATGTATCCTGGGATGAGATGTATCCATATGCCAAGATGGAAGGTATCAAAATTCATGATTGGTCGCGCTGGGAAGATCCGTTCCGTGTAACAATCGAGAACTATGTTCGCATTCAGGCAGAAAAGGAGCGGAAATTCCAGGCAATTCGCGAAAACATTGACCTGATGCAAAGCCAGCTTGATATTAGTGATGCCCGCTGGCTGGAAGCGATGAAATTGTTTATGGGTGCTGCTGCACCGTCTGAATACAATGCACACCGCCTGTTCCAATTCGTGGCTCGTCATGTGCCAAGCCCGGCGATTCGCTTCGCGGCTCTGACGCAATCGGTTGACGAACTGCGCCACGTGCAGGATCAAGTGCTGATGTTTAATAATTACAATAAATACTACCAGGGATTCCACAGCTGGCGTCAGATTGCAAGTCGTCATTGGCTGATGTCCGTACCGAAGTCATTCTTTGAAGATGCCCTGACTGCCGGGCCGTTTGAAGCGCTGGCTGCGATTTCATTTGGATTCGAAGTTGTGTTCACGAATATTTTATTCGTTACAGTTGGTTCGATGGCGGTGAAAAATAGCGACCATACGTATACCGGGGTTGGCTTTACCTCACAGTCTGACGAGTCCCGCCATATGACGCTTGGCATGATGGCTATCCGCGCGATGCTTGAGGAAGACCCGGATAATGTGCCGATCGTGCAGCGCTGGCTTGATAAGTGGTACTGGCGTGCCTATAAAGGATTTGCGGTTGTGCCGTACATGCTCGATTATATCGCGCCACGCAAGCTGATGTCATGGAAAGAAGCGTTTGAGATGTACATTGAGGATCAGGTGTTTAACGGTCTGTTTAAAGATCTGGAGCCGTACGGCATTCGCCTGCCGCTTCATGCTAAGGACAGCATTAAGGAGAAAGATCATTTGACCCATCAGGTTGCGCTGTTGCTGCATCGTCTGCCGCACGTAACGTTCTTCCACCCGTTTGCGCCAAATGAGCAGGATAAAGCATTTCTTGCTGAAAAGTATGGCAGTACATGGACGGATTTATGGGCGAAGAAGTGGGAGCAGCAGACTGACCCGAATCACGATCATATTTATCCGGGTCTGCCACAGCTGTGCCAGACGTGTCAAATTCCGATGATTTTCAGCGAGCCGGATAACCCGGAAGAGACATGTTTCCGTCACTCGGTGCATGAAGGGGAAACGTATCACTTCTGTTCGGATGGATGTAAATGGATTTTTGATCAGGAACCAGACAAATACAAGCAGGCATGGCTGCCGGTGCATGAAATCCTTCAGGGGAACTGTGGACCAGCAGAAAAGCTGCCGGAGTACTGGGGCCTTGAACCGGAAGACACTGGCGATTACTATGAGTCTCTTAACTATAAAAACTTTACAAAATGGAAGGAAATGCGTGCCCAAAGCATATAA
- a CDS encoding catechol 2,3-dioxygenase, which produces MAIMRLGRVQIRVPNWEKSIFYYKNVLGLIETARDDNHVYLKAWDEHDHHSVILQKADTAGLDHLAFKCEFAQDLDLYEQKLSDYGIAVQRVPKGTRIAEGEAIRFQLPTEHWVELYHEIEVVGNGMSLVNPDPWPDHLVGIAPPRLDHLLVTGDDIEGVSRLFMDVFDFKMSEQLVDHSGEGQLATWLFKTNTAHDIAFVKGPNGRLHHIAFWLDEWVELRKAADIMAKNDVAIDIGPTRHGITRGTTIYFFDPSGNRNEVFCGGYITYPDSPTITWTEDTIGKAIFYFERELNDRFMNVNS; this is translated from the coding sequence ATGGCAATTATGCGTCTCGGTCGCGTACAAATTCGTGTACCAAATTGGGAGAAGTCAATCTTTTATTATAAAAATGTACTCGGATTAATTGAAACCGCTCGCGATGACAATCATGTGTATTTAAAAGCATGGGATGAGCACGATCACCATAGTGTAATTCTGCAAAAAGCAGATACGGCAGGCTTAGACCACTTAGCGTTCAAGTGTGAATTTGCCCAGGACCTTGATCTATACGAGCAGAAGCTAAGCGACTACGGCATTGCTGTGCAGCGAGTTCCGAAAGGCACGCGTATCGCAGAAGGCGAAGCGATTCGCTTCCAGCTTCCAACGGAACATTGGGTGGAACTCTATCATGAAATTGAAGTGGTAGGCAACGGGATGTCGCTTGTGAATCCAGATCCGTGGCCGGACCATCTGGTTGGAATCGCACCGCCACGCCTCGATCACCTGCTGGTGACAGGCGATGATATTGAAGGAGTAAGCCGCTTATTTATGGATGTGTTTGATTTCAAAATGAGCGAGCAGCTTGTGGACCATAGTGGAGAGGGACAGCTGGCAACGTGGCTGTTCAAAACGAATACGGCGCATGACATCGCATTTGTGAAAGGACCAAATGGACGTCTGCATCACATCGCTTTCTGGCTGGATGAATGGGTCGAACTGCGTAAAGCGGCAGATATCATGGCGAAAAACGATGTAGCGATTGATATCGGGCCGACTCGCCATGGCATTACGCGGGGGACGACGATCTACTTCTTTGATCCGTCTGGTAACCGCAATGAAGTGTTCTGCGGCGGTTATATCACGTATCCGGATTCTCCAACGATTACATGGACGGAAGATACGATTGGCAAAGCGATTTTCTATTTCGAGCGCGAGCTGAATGATCGGTTCATGAATGTAAATTCGTAG
- a CDS encoding 2Fe-2S iron-sulfur cluster-binding protein, producing the protein MAYDIVIEPLGVTVACEEEQTIMDALVSNGVKVKSLCRTGRCGMCKSHIHEGEVDYGEANPHTLFESEREEGKVLLCTATPLSDLVIEIEDSVL; encoded by the coding sequence ATGGCATATGATATTGTAATTGAACCGCTTGGTGTGACGGTTGCCTGTGAAGAAGAACAGACGATTATGGATGCCCTCGTGTCCAATGGGGTAAAAGTAAAAAGTTTATGCCGTACAGGCCGATGTGGCATGTGCAAATCGCACATTCATGAAGGGGAAGTGGACTACGGAGAAGCAAACCCTCATACGCTGTTTGAGTCAGAGCGGGAAGAAGGAAAAGTGCTGCTCTGTACAGCCACACCGCTGAGCGACCTAGTTATTGAAATTGAAGATAGTGTTTTATAG
- a CDS encoding metallophosphoesterase: MNRRFDLASDLHVDFWVKFDSNPIKMKQKTDGFIDSIIHPDHSMILVIAGDMGHYNRQNELMLNSFKRYYEYILIVRGNHDLYLVSGQQEKKYGRNSSKRWNEMKEIAGQIEGVYILEGDVITLKGITFGGTGMWYDFSYGMLGHDKTEEELVRLWKKEMNDAGLIRGLPDFIEESAKLSNIINDSEVIITHVGGDWSMLSPNSKYVQGLTPSFYFFDGSKWMDQLQGKVWCFGHIHDHFDYIKNGCRFVNNAIGYPRDNPDVKIKTISI, translated from the coding sequence ATGAATAGGCGTTTTGATCTGGCTTCTGACTTACATGTGGATTTTTGGGTAAAGTTCGATTCTAATCCGATCAAAATGAAACAAAAGACAGATGGGTTTATTGATTCAATTATCCATCCAGACCATTCTATGATACTTGTAATTGCAGGAGACATGGGACATTACAATCGCCAAAATGAGTTGATGTTGAATAGTTTCAAGCGGTATTACGAGTACATTCTCATTGTTCGTGGTAATCATGATTTATATCTTGTTTCGGGACAACAAGAAAAGAAATACGGGCGTAATTCTTCAAAGCGATGGAATGAGATGAAAGAAATTGCAGGGCAGATTGAAGGTGTATATATCCTTGAAGGAGATGTTATCACCTTAAAGGGTATTACCTTTGGTGGGACGGGCATGTGGTACGATTTTTCATACGGTATGCTTGGGCATGATAAAACAGAAGAAGAATTGGTTCGTCTTTGGAAAAAAGAAATGAATGATGCTGGGCTGATTAGAGGATTACCTGATTTTATTGAGGAATCTGCTAAACTCAGCAACATAATTAACGACAGCGAAGTAATCATAACGCATGTAGGCGGAGATTGGTCTATGCTGTCACCTAACTCTAAATATGTTCAAGGATTAACCCCCAGTTTTTATTTCTTTGATGGAAGCAAGTGGATGGATCAATTACAGGGAAAGGTTTGGTGTTTTGGTCACATTCATGACCATTTTGACTATATCAAAAATGGATGCCGTTTTGTGAATAACGCTATCGGATATCCACGTGATAATCCGGATGTAAAAATCAAAACAATCTCGATCTAA
- a CDS encoding GlcG/HbpS family heme-binding protein, producing MNQYRIKKSITSELAAYMVERSVRKANELGIQVNIAIVDESGHLVHFSRMDGAPLLSIEIAINKAYTGAAFGLPTHEWHPLIREEPALREGIVHTPRLVTFGGGYPITVEGDLIGAIGVSGGSTEQDMACCLAALEFVETQAPA from the coding sequence ATGAACCAGTACCGGATAAAAAAATCAATCACGAGTGAACTGGCTGCCTATATGGTAGAGCGTTCTGTTAGAAAAGCAAACGAGTTAGGCATACAAGTCAATATCGCCATCGTGGATGAAAGCGGCCATCTGGTCCATTTTTCCCGCATGGATGGTGCCCCTCTTCTAAGCATTGAGATTGCGATCAATAAAGCTTACACAGGGGCTGCTTTCGGTCTTCCAACTCATGAATGGCATCCATTGATTAGGGAAGAACCTGCGCTACGCGAAGGCATCGTCCACACACCACGGCTCGTTACATTTGGCGGTGGCTATCCGATTACCGTAGAGGGCGATCTCATCGGTGCGATCGGGGTCAGCGGGGGAAGTACGGAACAGGATATGGCATGCTGTCTAGCTGCTCTAGAATTCGTGGAAACACAAGCCCCAGCATGA
- a CDS encoding catechol 2,3-dioxygenase: MAIMRLGRVQIRVPNWEKSIFYYKNVLGLIETARDENHVYLKAWDEHDHHSVILQKADTAGLDHLAFKCEFAQDLDMYEQKLSDYGIAVQRVPKGTRIAEGEAIRFQLPTEHWVELYHEIEVVGNGMSLVNPDPWPDHLVGIAPPRLDHLLVTGDDIEGVSRLFMDVFDFKMSEQLVDHSGEGQLATWLFKTNTAHDIAFVKGPNGRLHHIAFWLDEWVELRKAADIMAKNDVAIDIGPTRHGITRGTTIYFFDPSGNRNEVFCGGYITYPDSPTITWTEDTIGKAIFYFERELNDRFMNVNS, encoded by the coding sequence ATGGCTATTATGCGTCTCGGTCGCGTACAAATTCGTGTACCAAATTGGGAGAAGTCAATCTTTTATTATAAAAATGTACTTGGGTTAATTGAAACCGCTCGCGATGAAAATCACGTGTATTTAAAAGCATGGGATGAGCATGATCACCATAGCGTAATTCTGCAAAAAGCAGATACGGCAGGCTTAGATCACCTGGCGTTCAAGTGTGAATTTGCCCAAGACCTCGACATGTACGAACAGAAGCTAAGTGACTACGGCATTGCTGTGCAGCGAGTTCCAAAAGGCACGCGTATCGCAGAAGGCGAAGCGATTCGCTTCCAGCTTCCGACGGAGCATTGGGTGGAACTCTATCATGAAATTGAAGTGGTAGGCAACGGGATGTCGCTTGTGAATCCAGATCCGTGGCCGGACCATCTGGTTGGAATCGCACCGCCACGCCTCGATCACCTGCTGGTGACAGGCGATGATATTGAAGGAGTAAGCCGCTTGTTTATGGACGTATTTGATTTCAAAATGAGCGAGCAGCTTGTGGACCATAGCGGAGAAGGGCAGCTTGCAACGTGGCTATTCAAAACGAATACGGCGCATGACATCGCATTTGTGAAAGGACCGAATGGGCGTCTGCATCACATCGCTTTCTGGCTGGATGAATGGGTCGAACTGCGCAAGGCGGCAGATATCATGGCGAAAAACGATGTAGCGATTGATATCGGACCGACTCGCCATGGCATTACGCGAGGGACGACAATCTACTTCTTTGATCCGTCTGGCAACCGTAATGAAGTGTTCTGCGGTGGCTATATCACGTATCCGGATTCTCCAACGATTACATGGACGGAAGATACGATTGGCAAAGCGATTTTCTATTTCGAGCGCGAGCTGAATGATCGATTCATGAATGTGAATTCGTAA
- a CDS encoding 2Fe-2S iron-sulfur cluster-binding protein, translating to MNTYNMYVRGQDKEIKASAQRTLLDAAAAARLPLLVGCKGGGCGVCKVRVVDGTIEHGFYSKSVLTDEERSVGYVLACQAKPLSDVTIDLCK from the coding sequence ATGAATACATATAACATGTATGTACGTGGTCAGGACAAGGAAATCAAAGCTTCTGCACAGCGGACGCTGCTCGACGCTGCTGCCGCTGCCCGGTTGCCGCTGCTTGTCGGTTGCAAAGGTGGCGGATGCGGGGTATGTAAAGTCCGAGTTGTCGATGGCACAATCGAACATGGTTTTTATTCGAAATCCGTACTTACCGATGAAGAAAGATCTGTCGGATACGTGCTCGCATGCCAGGCAAAACCGTTATCAGATGTGACAATTGACTTGTGCAAATAA
- a CDS encoding 2-keto-4-pentenoate hydratase: MIATEKHRELASQLYRADQERTPISPLTEAYPDLSAEDAYLIQLEWVRLQQQAGHRIVGKKIGLTSKPMQQMMGVNEPDYGHLFDHMVLSDQDVMQAAELLQPRIEAEVAFILKHDLKGPGVTVADVLSATDYVVPSIEIIDSRISDWKIKLPDTIADNGSSARVVLGSKPMPVDGLDLQLMGMVLEKNGQQISTGAGAAALGHPAYAIAWLANKLAAYDIGLHAGEIILPGAVAKAVPVEKGDHITVRFSEIGSVSVTFG; encoded by the coding sequence ATGATAGCGACAGAAAAACATAGGGAGCTTGCATCCCAACTGTATCGCGCTGATCAGGAGCGTACCCCGATTTCCCCGCTGACAGAAGCGTACCCGGATTTAAGCGCGGAAGATGCGTACTTGATTCAATTGGAGTGGGTACGCTTGCAGCAGCAGGCAGGCCATCGCATTGTCGGCAAGAAAATCGGCCTCACATCAAAGCCGATGCAGCAGATGATGGGGGTGAACGAACCGGATTACGGACACTTGTTTGATCACATGGTGTTGTCGGATCAGGATGTAATGCAAGCGGCAGAATTACTTCAACCGAGAATTGAGGCGGAAGTAGCCTTTATTTTAAAGCATGATTTGAAGGGGCCGGGTGTTACCGTAGCGGATGTCCTCAGTGCTACAGACTACGTCGTCCCTTCAATTGAAATTATCGACAGCCGCATTAGTGATTGGAAAATCAAGCTTCCAGATACGATTGCGGATAATGGCTCATCGGCACGCGTCGTACTTGGCAGCAAGCCTATGCCAGTGGACGGTCTTGATCTGCAGCTGATGGGGATGGTGCTGGAGAAAAACGGTCAGCAGATCAGCACAGGGGCAGGTGCCGCAGCGCTTGGTCATCCAGCCTATGCGATTGCGTGGTTGGCCAATAAACTGGCTGCATATGATATCGGTCTGCATGCCGGAGAAATTATTTTGCCAGGGGCCGTTGCCAAAGCTGTGCCCGTCGAAAAAGGGGATCACATTACGGTGCGCTTTAGTGAGATTGGCTCCGTATCGGTTACATTCGGATAA
- a CDS encoding acetaldehyde dehydrogenase (acetylating) gives MAKLKAAIIGSGNIGTDLMYKLERSDVLELTAVIGIDPESDGLTRAAERGYLTFANGITALEENPDLADVVFDATSAKAHVRHAKTLRELGKLAIDLTPAARGPFLCPVVNLGSNLDADNVNLITCGGQATIPMVHAINRVADVSYGEIVATVSSKSAGPGTRANIDEFTITTRRGIEEVGGADQGKAIIILNPAEPPILMRDTVHCEVKNMDEEKIRASIHDMVADVQSYVPGYRLKQEPLFDGNRVTVFLEVEGAGDYFPPYAGNLDIMTAAAVRVAEDFARHKLATEGERYEAKQQ, from the coding sequence GTGGCAAAATTAAAAGCAGCGATTATTGGTTCAGGTAATATCGGGACCGATCTGATGTATAAACTGGAGCGCAGTGACGTACTTGAACTGACAGCCGTGATCGGGATTGACCCGGAATCGGATGGACTGACGCGTGCGGCAGAACGTGGGTATTTGACATTTGCGAATGGGATTACGGCTCTCGAGGAAAATCCGGATCTGGCTGATGTTGTATTTGATGCGACATCGGCGAAAGCGCATGTACGCCACGCCAAAACATTGCGAGAGCTAGGCAAGCTGGCGATTGACTTAACACCAGCTGCTCGCGGACCGTTTCTCTGCCCGGTTGTGAATCTTGGCAGCAATCTTGATGCGGATAACGTGAACTTGATTACGTGCGGAGGGCAGGCGACCATTCCGATGGTGCATGCCATTAATCGCGTGGCAGACGTTTCATACGGAGAGATTGTTGCAACTGTGTCGAGCAAAAGCGCTGGTCCTGGTACGCGGGCCAATATTGATGAGTTTACGATTACAACGCGCCGTGGCATTGAGGAAGTAGGCGGCGCCGATCAAGGTAAGGCGATTATTATTTTAAATCCGGCTGAGCCGCCGATTTTGATGCGGGATACGGTGCATTGTGAAGTGAAAAACATGGACGAGGAGAAAATTCGCGCCTCGATTCATGACATGGTCGCCGATGTTCAATCGTACGTGCCAGGCTATCGCTTGAAGCAGGAACCGTTATTTGATGGAAACCGTGTTACGGTATTTCTGGAAGTGGAAGGCGCAGGCGACTATTTCCCGCCGTATGCCGGTAACCTTGATATTATGACAGCGGCAGCGGTGCGTGTGGCAGAAGACTTTGCACGTCACAAGCTTGCGACGGAAGGAGAACGTTATGAAGCGAAACAGCAATAA